A genomic segment from Verrucomicrobiia bacterium encodes:
- a CDS encoding type II secretion system protein has protein sequence MKLIQPTSKRLTAFTLIELIVVVGILAVLLVLFFPIPHPHRKRSQASVCLNNLKQVGVALSLYAADHSGLFPWQQFSVPGDTNSTPAIPAENLPVWSYYGRTFSDAYGPDWSGVNKNLLCPADTERKPSSFSKTRIKSDRETSYFIGLNEFNTREDVVALGDRNLSPGKGQPFYSSAHRKPVNVDTNTTVWVTNKNDQFHGDYGNLLFTDGHAESIRDMPALLISAMKSGGTNANRFLFPQ, from the coding sequence ATGAAGTTGATTCAGCCAACAAGCAAGCGCCTCACTGCCTTCACATTGATCGAACTCATTGTGGTTGTAGGGATATTGGCTGTGCTGCTTGTGCTGTTCTTTCCGATTCCTCATCCGCACCGCAAACGCAGCCAAGCTTCGGTCTGTCTGAATAATCTCAAACAGGTGGGCGTTGCCTTGAGCCTCTACGCGGCCGATCACTCCGGCCTTTTCCCCTGGCAACAGTTCAGTGTGCCGGGTGACACAAATTCAACACCCGCTATCCCTGCGGAAAATTTGCCTGTGTGGTCATACTACGGTCGCACGTTTTCTGATGCCTATGGACCTGATTGGTCCGGTGTTAACAAAAATCTCCTCTGCCCGGCCGATACCGAGCGCAAGCCAAGTTCATTCTCCAAGACACGTATCAAAAGCGATCGGGAAACCAGCTATTTCATCGGCTTGAATGAGTTTAATACCCGAGAAGATGTAGTGGCCTTAGGCGATCGAAACCTGTCACCCGGCAAGGGTCAGCCTTTCTATTCCAGTGCCCATCGTAAGCCAGTCAATGTCGATACCAACACCACCGTCTGGGTAACCAACAAAAACGACCAGTTTCACGGAGACTATGGCAACCTGCTCTTCACGGATGGGCATGCGGAATCGATCAGAGACATGCCTGCGCTATTGATAAGCGCAATGAAATCTGGCGGCACCAATGCCAACAGATTCCTGTTTCCGCAATGA
- a CDS encoding DUF3656 domain-containing protein, with the protein MSALAPTESTTAQPAAGKVPLRLPELLAPAGDWECAKAAVENGADAIFFGLDKFNARMRAHNFTEADLPKLMEFLHRRGVRGYVTFNTLVFANELEAAEQYLRSIIAAGVDAAIVQDVGICRLIRKLSPDFPIHASTQMTVTSAAGVDFAKELGCNLVVLARECSIAEIEKIQAGQAGSEFLVSGFESNKQKPETKNTKLPLEVFVHGALCVAYSGQCLTSESLGGRSANRGECAQACRMPYDLISDGTQVPLGDKRYLLSPQDLAGLEVLPQLVRSGVASLKIEGRLKSPEYVASITRVYRQALDKIGSELGVSGFESPKASVSTKPETRNAKPEISAKYELEMSFSRGLFTGWFEGIDNQRLVHARFGKKRGVYLGKVVRVLGERVIVKLEGALKPGDGVVFDAGKPEEGEEGGRVYEIFESRTVTPGAREVGLTFKHGSLKFARIQAGHILWKTNDPELDKRVRQTFEGEQIRYQRPISMEVHGLAGKPFTLIARDENGHIVQKQSEVMLAVAEKTPLSTERLKEQLGRLGGTPFRLGELTNHLEGNVILPVSELNRIRREVAAELEAQCAAPKRWTLTPDPVGTRCSASVAFSAAAADNAQRQPQNSELIILVRNLAQLETALQCGAETIYCEFEDPKKYREAVTLYHTARGCKVPMSSSQAGIFVLPPRIFKSGEEWILKLVQSSNADGYVVRNYEHLRYFAGSRLRGDFSLNVANPLTAEYFIQRYGLERVTASYDLNVTQLEALLSATPEQYLEITLHQHMPMFHMEHCVFCAFLSKGKDYHDCGRPCEKHDVRLRDRVGALHSLKADAGCRNTVFNSMAQTGAEYFERMVALGARQFRIDFLNETPEQVTHTIAKYRQLLRGEITGQQLWRELKLVSQLGVTRGQLEGLRIEPTQRK; encoded by the coding sequence ATGTCCGCCTTAGCACCAACTGAATCGACGACCGCCCAGCCAGCCGCTGGCAAAGTCCCCCTGCGCCTGCCTGAATTGCTCGCTCCCGCCGGGGATTGGGAATGCGCCAAGGCCGCCGTGGAAAACGGCGCGGACGCCATCTTCTTCGGCCTCGATAAATTCAACGCGCGGATGCGGGCGCACAACTTCACCGAGGCCGATCTGCCGAAGCTGATGGAGTTTCTGCATCGGCGCGGCGTGCGCGGTTATGTGACGTTCAATACGCTCGTCTTCGCGAATGAGCTGGAAGCGGCGGAACAATATCTGCGCTCCATCATCGCGGCGGGTGTGGATGCCGCCATCGTGCAAGACGTGGGCATCTGCCGTCTCATCCGCAAGCTCTCTCCCGATTTTCCGATCCACGCTTCCACGCAGATGACGGTCACCAGCGCGGCGGGTGTGGATTTCGCCAAAGAACTCGGCTGCAATCTTGTGGTGCTTGCGCGCGAATGTTCCATCGCCGAGATCGAAAAGATTCAGGCAGGGCAGGCTGGTTCCGAGTTTCTAGTTTCTGGTTTCGAGTCTAATAAACAGAAACCAGAAACCAAAAACACGAAACTTCCGCTCGAGGTTTTCGTGCATGGCGCTTTGTGTGTGGCCTATTCCGGTCAGTGCCTGACGAGCGAATCGCTCGGTGGTCGTTCGGCGAATCGCGGGGAGTGCGCGCAAGCGTGCCGCATGCCTTATGATTTGATCTCCGATGGCACCCAAGTGCCGCTCGGTGACAAGCGCTACCTCCTCAGCCCGCAAGATCTCGCGGGCTTGGAAGTGTTGCCGCAGTTGGTACGCAGCGGCGTGGCCTCGCTCAAGATTGAAGGCCGTCTCAAATCGCCTGAATACGTTGCAAGCATCACGCGCGTCTATCGCCAAGCGCTCGATAAGATTGGTTCCGAGTTAGGGGTTTCTGGTTTCGAGTCGCCGAAAGCATCCGTCAGCACCAAACCCGAAACTAGAAACGCGAAACCCGAAATCTCCGCCAAATACGAGCTGGAGATGTCCTTCTCGCGCGGGTTGTTCACTGGTTGGTTTGAGGGGATCGATAATCAACGGCTGGTGCATGCGCGCTTCGGGAAGAAACGCGGCGTGTATCTCGGCAAGGTCGTGCGCGTGCTAGGTGAGCGCGTCATCGTGAAGCTGGAAGGCGCATTGAAGCCCGGTGATGGCGTGGTGTTTGATGCGGGCAAACCGGAAGAGGGCGAAGAAGGCGGACGCGTTTACGAGATTTTTGAATCACGCACGGTGACACCCGGAGCGCGTGAAGTGGGGCTGACGTTCAAGCACGGCTCGCTCAAGTTCGCGCGCATCCAAGCGGGCCACATCCTCTGGAAGACGAATGATCCGGAACTGGACAAGCGCGTGCGGCAGACGTTCGAGGGCGAGCAGATCCGTTATCAGCGTCCCATCTCGATGGAAGTGCATGGGCTGGCGGGCAAGCCGTTCACACTCATCGCGCGGGATGAGAATGGGCACATCGTGCAGAAGCAATCCGAGGTGATGCTGGCGGTCGCCGAGAAAACGCCACTGAGCACGGAACGCTTGAAGGAGCAGCTTGGTCGCCTCGGTGGCACGCCATTCCGCTTAGGCGAACTCACGAATCATCTCGAGGGGAATGTCATCTTGCCGGTGAGTGAGTTGAACCGCATCCGGCGGGAAGTAGCAGCGGAATTGGAAGCACAGTGCGCCGCGCCGAAGCGGTGGACACTCACCCCCGACCCGGTAGGGACGCGGTGCTCCGCGTCCGTGGCCTTTTCCGCAGCCGCGGCTGATAATGCGCAACGGCAGCCGCAGAATAGCGAACTCATCATCCTCGTGCGCAATCTCGCGCAACTGGAGACGGCGCTGCAATGCGGCGCGGAGACAATCTATTGCGAATTCGAAGACCCGAAGAAATATCGTGAAGCGGTGACGCTGTATCACACGGCGCGTGGATGCAAGGTGCCGATGAGCAGCTCGCAGGCTGGCATCTTCGTGCTGCCGCCGCGTATCTTCAAATCCGGTGAGGAATGGATTCTGAAGCTGGTGCAGTCCAGCAATGCGGATGGTTATGTGGTCCGCAATTACGAGCACCTGCGCTACTTCGCCGGTTCACGTCTGCGCGGGGATTTCTCGCTGAACGTGGCGAATCCGCTCACGGCGGAGTATTTCATCCAACGGTATGGTTTGGAGCGCGTCACGGCTTCATATGACCTCAACGTGACGCAGCTTGAGGCATTGCTCTCGGCCACGCCCGAGCAGTATCTGGAGATCACGCTGCACCAGCACATGCCGATGTTCCATATGGAACATTGCGTCTTCTGCGCCTTCCTCTCGAAGGGCAAGGATTACCACGATTGCGGTCGCCCGTGCGAGAAGCACGACGTGCGCTTGCGCGATCGCGTAGGCGCGTTGCATTCATTGAAGGCGGATGCAGGTTGCCGTAACACGGTGTTCAATTCCATGGCGCAGACGGGTGCGGAATATTTCGAGCGCATGGTGGCCTTGGGCGCGCGCCAGTTCCGCATCGATTTCCTGAACGAAACACCGGAGCAAGTCACGCACACCATTGCGAAGTATCGCCAACTCTTGCGCGGTGAAATCACCGGACAACAGCTCTGGCGTGAATTGAAACTGGTGAGCCAGCTAGGCGTGACGCGCGGGCAATTGGAGGGATTGCGGATTGAGCCGACACAACGGAAATAA
- a CDS encoding M14-type cytosolic carboxypeptidase, whose product MRHRFLFALGLMFMFASQTFAQTNTAPRFNTRFEGASLGKIVAVNENEFRCALVGQYDERGRNRQVSWFYFRLDNVAKRPLTLTFTELEGEYNDKPGSVSTDKEDQPVISYDQQTWHYQTNTSWNTEAKEMTLRFTPEQDTVWVALLVPYTHSKLLKLLDEVDHSPHATVEVFGRTVQGRDLHLVTVTNPDIPNAQKKTVWLQARQHAWETGTSFTMEGALRWVISDDPVAKELRDKVIFKFTPMLDPDGCATGQVRFNANGYDVNRHWNKVDLQHKEFLKLMPEIWYAKKTILAHHAQYPIAVMVNLHNTKTEYIDTQASDEASQAMFQKLFDNLQAKTLFDPTRKLGIRLQTSGDANSMYHDAKVPVALMELRTLKGPKLGRYTTHEDRLKYGAQLIRVMAETVVE is encoded by the coding sequence ATGCGCCATCGTTTTCTTTTCGCACTCGGCCTTATGTTCATGTTTGCGTCGCAAACGTTTGCCCAGACTAATACCGCCCCCCGTTTCAATACCAGGTTTGAAGGTGCATCCCTCGGCAAGATCGTGGCCGTGAACGAAAATGAGTTTCGCTGCGCGTTGGTGGGCCAGTATGACGAGCGGGGTCGCAACCGGCAGGTGAGCTGGTTCTACTTCCGCCTGGATAACGTGGCGAAACGCCCGCTCACGCTGACCTTCACCGAACTTGAGGGCGAGTACAACGATAAGCCTGGTTCAGTCTCCACGGATAAAGAGGATCAACCCGTTATCAGTTACGACCAGCAGACTTGGCACTACCAGACGAATACCTCGTGGAACACTGAGGCGAAGGAGATGACGCTGCGTTTCACACCCGAGCAAGACACTGTATGGGTCGCCCTGCTGGTGCCATACACCCATTCCAAGTTGTTAAAATTATTGGATGAAGTAGATCATTCTCCGCACGCGACGGTGGAAGTCTTCGGGCGTACTGTGCAAGGCCGCGATCTGCATCTCGTCACCGTCACGAATCCCGACATCCCGAACGCGCAGAAGAAAACCGTATGGCTGCAAGCGCGCCAGCATGCTTGGGAGACGGGGACTTCGTTCACCATGGAAGGGGCGCTGCGCTGGGTGATCTCTGATGATCCGGTGGCGAAGGAGCTGAGGGACAAGGTCATCTTCAAATTCACGCCCATGCTGGACCCGGATGGTTGCGCCACCGGCCAGGTGCGTTTCAATGCGAACGGCTATGATGTGAACCGCCACTGGAACAAGGTGGATCTGCAACACAAAGAATTTCTGAAGCTGATGCCGGAGATCTGGTATGCGAAGAAAACGATCCTCGCTCACCACGCGCAATATCCCATCGCCGTGATGGTAAACCTGCACAATACCAAGACGGAATACATCGATACGCAAGCGAGCGATGAAGCCTCCCAGGCGATGTTCCAGAAGCTGTTCGATAACCTGCAGGCCAAGACGCTGTTTGATCCCACGCGCAAACTGGGCATCCGGTTGCAGACTTCAGGTGATGCGAATTCGATGTATCACGATGCGAAGGTGCCCGTGGCGTTGATGGAATTGCGCACGCTCAAAGGCCCGAAGCTGGGACGTTATACAACACATGAAGACCGGTTGAAGTATGGGGCGCAACTCATCCGGGTGATGGCGGAGACGGTAGTGGAGTAG
- a CDS encoding IPT/TIG domain-containing protein, which yields MRHHIVKSLRRILGGCCAHAWLICAFALLLGAGSAQAQVATVSAFQPLSGKPGASVKITGANFTTAKTVTFFGVQAVFFIESDTVLYATVPDDALTGPIGVNNSIGGGASSTSFVVTPRITELTPDRGLSGRNVLIQGHNLANVTNVYFGDIATTFVPVSDTQISVTVPPEATNAPVKVMTTAGFTITTNNFLVTGEPIIRSFSPTVAIWGTIVIIDGGDFTGVTNVLFNGQPATGFAITAQNQVQAQIPANATSGPIKVQTPGGQATSVTNLITGPGPIVTEFSPAAGAVGTTVLITGAGFTGLNSVHFNNVAAISGAVTSDSQVQAVVPATATTGPIKLTKGTNSFTTSSNFIVGPAPKITSLNLNSGSVGSTVVIGGENLLHAGGANEVYIRFNGVQANYAMTGSGGSQVHATIPAGATSGFITASNSLGVSTSSESFTVVGTTPSIIDFSPKSGSPGSIVTLFGYGFNGASSVKLNNQSVNYTVTSISGTNQISTTLPADATTGSFSVTTSGGTGSSTNLFYVWPHIGSFGPVKATALSTLTLTGVNFTATMEVRIGEVVITPQLVNNTRVSFFVPESCVSAPITIKTPAGLMTTITNFAMLPKLDALVPDRGRAGDSVMIQGSGLFNVTSVKFNGIATTYTNNSVNLITATVPAGVTSGTVEVITGEGTAVSTMPFLVFPTVTDLSPRAGPHGTTVTLEGINLLDVTNVTFSFTPATFTVESGTRLTLTIPTAPSGNVRLFNPAGITVVNPGFVILPSMSTLLSANGKLVIQWPVDSPSFQLQHSETIAPPSWITYFGTVHTIGNLRTVTNTLEGSRFFRLKYTFPE from the coding sequence TTGCGCCATCATATTGTGAAGTCGTTACGTCGTATCCTAGGAGGTTGCTGCGCCCACGCGTGGCTGATATGTGCATTTGCTCTGCTGCTCGGGGCTGGTTCAGCACAAGCGCAGGTAGCGACTGTCTCTGCCTTTCAACCCCTTTCCGGCAAACCCGGCGCCAGCGTAAAGATCACCGGTGCGAACTTCACCACGGCCAAAACGGTCACGTTTTTCGGTGTGCAGGCCGTTTTCTTCATCGAGAGCGATACCGTTCTGTATGCCACTGTGCCAGACGACGCTTTGACTGGACCGATCGGTGTCAATAACAGCATTGGTGGTGGTGCCAGCTCCACCTCGTTTGTGGTGACGCCACGTATCACGGAACTGACGCCCGACCGCGGGTTGAGCGGTCGCAACGTGCTCATCCAGGGTCACAACCTGGCCAATGTCACAAATGTTTATTTCGGTGACATTGCCACAACGTTTGTTCCTGTCAGTGACACCCAGATATCTGTGACTGTTCCGCCAGAAGCGACCAATGCTCCGGTGAAGGTCATGACTACAGCGGGTTTCACGATCACGACCAACAATTTTCTCGTCACTGGCGAGCCAATTATCCGCTCGTTCTCACCCACTGTAGCCATCTGGGGCACGATCGTGATCATCGATGGTGGCGACTTTACGGGCGTTACGAATGTGCTTTTCAACGGACAACCTGCGACCGGTTTTGCAATCACCGCGCAAAACCAAGTGCAGGCCCAAATCCCGGCTAATGCTACCAGCGGTCCGATCAAGGTGCAGACACCCGGAGGGCAAGCGACCAGTGTGACGAATCTGATCACCGGGCCAGGACCAATTGTTACAGAGTTCAGTCCCGCTGCTGGAGCAGTCGGCACCACCGTCTTGATAACGGGAGCCGGTTTCACTGGTCTCAATAGCGTTCACTTTAATAACGTGGCAGCCATTAGCGGAGCGGTGACGTCGGACTCCCAAGTACAGGCCGTTGTTCCTGCCACGGCAACAACCGGTCCGATCAAACTGACTAAGGGCACCAATTCCTTCACAACTAGCAGTAACTTTATCGTGGGTCCGGCACCCAAGATTACATCCTTGAATCTGAACAGCGGCAGCGTGGGTAGCACAGTCGTTATCGGCGGTGAAAATTTGCTGCACGCTGGCGGCGCTAATGAAGTCTATATCCGTTTCAACGGTGTGCAGGCAAATTACGCGATGACTGGTTCCGGTGGCTCTCAAGTCCATGCGACCATCCCCGCCGGAGCGACGAGTGGCTTCATCACCGCCTCGAACTCGCTCGGCGTGTCGACCAGCTCCGAATCGTTCACAGTGGTGGGCACAACGCCCTCGATAATAGATTTCTCGCCGAAATCTGGTTCTCCCGGTTCTATCGTCACGCTGTTCGGTTACGGTTTCAACGGAGCGTCCTCGGTCAAATTGAACAATCAGTCAGTAAATTATACCGTCACATCCATCAGCGGCACCAACCAGATATCGACGACTCTTCCGGCAGATGCCACGACTGGCAGTTTTTCCGTCACCACTTCTGGCGGCACCGGCAGCAGCACCAATCTCTTCTATGTCTGGCCGCACATCGGCAGCTTCGGGCCAGTGAAAGCCACCGCGCTCTCCACCCTCACGCTTACTGGCGTCAATTTCACCGCCACCATGGAGGTGCGCATCGGTGAAGTGGTGATCACGCCGCAGTTGGTGAACAACACACGCGTCAGCTTCTTTGTCCCGGAGAGTTGTGTCAGCGCACCCATCACCATCAAGACACCGGCAGGCCTCATGACCACCATCACAAACTTCGCCATGCTGCCCAAGCTGGATGCGCTCGTGCCTGATCGCGGCCGCGCGGGTGACAGCGTGATGATCCAAGGCTCCGGCCTCTTCAACGTCACCAGCGTGAAGTTCAATGGCATCGCGACCACTTACACGAATAATTCCGTGAACCTCATTACTGCCACGGTCCCTGCCGGAGTCACCTCCGGCACGGTCGAAGTCATCACGGGTGAAGGTACCGCCGTGTCCACAATGCCTTTCCTGGTATTTCCGACTGTCACGGATCTCAGTCCCCGGGCCGGGCCTCACGGCACGACGGTCACCTTGGAGGGCATCAATCTTCTGGATGTCACGAATGTGACCTTCTCCTTCACCCCGGCGACCTTCACGGTGGAATCCGGCACCCGCCTCACGCTCACGATACCGACGGCTCCGTCCGGCAATGTCCGGCTCTTCAATCCGGCGGGCATCACGGTGGTGAATCCCGGCTTTGTCATACTGCCGAGCATGTCAACGCTGCTGTCAGCGAACGGCAAGCTGGTGATCCAATGGCCGGTGGATTCGCCCAGTTTCCAACTGCAACATAGCGAAACAATCGCGCCGCCGTCATGGATAACCTATTTCGGCACGGTGCATACCATAGGAAATCTTCGCACCGTGACAAACACATTGGAGGGGAGCAGGTTCTTCCGCCTCAAATACACCTTTCCCGAGTGA
- a CDS encoding DUF6268 family outer membrane beta-barrel protein — MRIKHTVLAAMVFFGTTSALIAAPETEIRHQFSTGFSYSAPADLNIGDVNAGEMDAFHTDLSYLLRFPTSDSYAWGVGFGWERSGFGLPAGVPLPNTVNALTLNFQNDWKFADKWNLRIDVRPGLFSDLEDIDGGDVNVPLTVGVSYQQSATLMWVAALNVDYLRDIPVIGGVGVRWQFAQDWTLSLILPKPALEYQLNPQTTLFAGAELMGGAYRVAEDFGDRTGRPNLNDEIVSYREIRVGGGVRARLGKGFSVAAEAGWVVDRRFVFEDADLQLNGDGALYFGLTLNARF; from the coding sequence ATGCGTATCAAACACACTGTATTGGCCGCGATGGTTTTTTTTGGAACGACCTCTGCTTTAATCGCTGCTCCAGAGACTGAGATCCGTCACCAGTTCTCCACCGGATTCTCCTACTCGGCACCAGCGGATCTCAATATCGGTGATGTGAATGCAGGCGAGATGGACGCTTTTCACACGGATCTCAGCTACTTGCTGCGTTTTCCGACCAGTGATAGCTATGCTTGGGGCGTCGGCTTTGGATGGGAACGCTCCGGGTTCGGCCTGCCAGCCGGTGTGCCCCTACCGAACACGGTGAATGCGCTAACGTTGAATTTTCAAAATGACTGGAAATTCGCGGATAAATGGAATCTGCGTATTGATGTCCGCCCCGGCCTTTTCAGTGATCTGGAAGACATTGATGGCGGTGATGTCAACGTGCCGCTAACCGTCGGTGTTTCCTATCAGCAGAGTGCCACCCTTATGTGGGTGGCGGCGCTGAATGTGGATTACCTGCGTGATATTCCGGTGATCGGCGGTGTGGGTGTCCGTTGGCAATTCGCTCAGGATTGGACTCTTTCCCTGATTTTGCCCAAGCCAGCCTTGGAATATCAACTCAACCCGCAAACCACTCTTTTTGCTGGTGCTGAACTCATGGGCGGAGCCTATCGCGTGGCCGAGGATTTTGGTGATCGCACCGGCCGTCCTAATCTTAACGACGAGATCGTGAGCTATCGTGAGATTCGCGTGGGTGGTGGCGTGCGTGCGCGGTTGGGTAAGGGTTTTAGCGTTGCGGCAGAAGCAGGCTGGGTGGTGGATCGCCGGTTTGTCTTTGAAGATGCGGATCTTCAACTCAACGGCGATGGAGCCCTTTACTTCGGCCTCACTTTGAACGCCCGGTTCTAG
- the lspA gene encoding signal peptidase II yields the protein MAALAGTILLLDQLTKYIVLRFLGRAEEVVIVDGFFKFVHWTNTGAAWSLFHGNNEMLAIISLLAFGALVLFRHHFEAHTKLGQIALGLMFGGILGNLVDRLHPDRYHVIDFLYFFVYKRGGGEAGFPAFNIADIAICTGVGLLFLLSWRNGAEEMKKAKEEEAQAVPPSTKVD from the coding sequence ATGGCCGCCCTTGCGGGAACCATCCTGCTGCTCGACCAGCTCACCAAATACATCGTCTTGCGCTTCCTCGGTCGCGCCGAGGAAGTGGTCATCGTCGATGGTTTTTTCAAATTCGTTCATTGGACGAATACCGGAGCTGCGTGGAGTCTTTTCCATGGAAACAATGAGATGCTGGCCATCATCTCGCTCCTCGCGTTCGGAGCGCTCGTTCTCTTCCGCCATCATTTTGAAGCGCATACCAAGCTCGGCCAGATAGCGCTCGGGCTGATGTTCGGCGGCATCTTGGGCAATCTTGTGGATCGGTTGCACCCGGATCGCTATCACGTCATCGATTTCCTCTATTTTTTTGTCTATAAGCGCGGCGGGGGTGAGGCGGGCTTTCCCGCCTTTAACATAGCCGATATAGCCATCTGCACAGGTGTAGGATTACTGTTCCTGCTTTCATGGCGGAATGGTGCGGAGGAGATGAAGAAGGCCAAGGAAGAAGAGGCTCAGGCGGTGCCCCCCTCGACTAAGGTTGATTAA
- the dnaN gene encoding DNA polymerase III subunit beta, translating into MKFTIAKDQLINGLQAVQNVVSTRTTLPILSNVLLRGEGTRLELTATDLDVSISGSVEAQIAKGGSVTLPVKRLFSIVRELPAGEIELEIDEKSVCSLRAGASFYKINGLAAEEFPPLPQFKENKKVTLPQEKVKAMLKRTSFAISTDETRYVLNGIFVILKQDKVTMVATDGRRLALAEEEIGTDAQGEFIVPTKAINELNRLLGTAGEVEIKFTENQVAFTLKDEKGGSILLISKLVEGNYPNYKQVIPQESKERIALSREELLHALRRAEIMTSEKTNSVKLTFSKNTLSINANTPEVGEGRESIAVNYKGNDLSIAFNPTYMMDPLKALDGDEVFLELTDELSPGVIKINGPFLYVLMPMRMS; encoded by the coding sequence ATGAAATTCACCATCGCCAAAGACCAGCTCATTAATGGGTTGCAAGCCGTGCAAAATGTTGTCAGCACGCGCACCACGCTACCCATCCTCTCCAACGTGTTGCTGCGTGGCGAAGGGACCCGCCTCGAACTGACCGCCACAGACCTGGACGTGTCCATCTCTGGATCCGTCGAGGCGCAGATCGCCAAAGGTGGCTCTGTCACGTTACCGGTGAAACGCCTCTTCAGCATCGTGCGCGAATTACCCGCCGGTGAGATCGAACTGGAGATTGATGAGAAGAGTGTTTGCAGCCTCCGTGCTGGTGCGTCCTTCTACAAGATCAACGGTTTGGCTGCAGAAGAATTTCCTCCCCTGCCCCAGTTCAAAGAGAACAAGAAAGTCACGCTCCCGCAGGAAAAGGTGAAGGCCATGCTCAAGCGCACGTCTTTCGCCATCTCCACAGACGAGACGCGCTACGTGCTGAACGGCATCTTCGTCATCCTCAAGCAAGATAAAGTGACGATGGTGGCCACGGATGGCCGACGTCTCGCGCTCGCCGAAGAAGAGATCGGCACAGATGCCCAAGGCGAATTCATCGTTCCCACGAAAGCGATCAATGAATTGAACCGCTTGCTCGGTACTGCGGGTGAAGTGGAGATCAAGTTCACGGAGAATCAGGTGGCGTTCACGTTGAAGGATGAAAAGGGTGGCAGCATCCTGCTCATCTCGAAACTCGTGGAAGGCAACTACCCGAATTACAAGCAGGTCATTCCGCAAGAGTCCAAGGAACGCATCGCCCTCAGCCGCGAAGAACTGCTGCACGCCCTGCGCCGTGCAGAAATCATGACCAGCGAGAAGACGAACTCCGTCAAACTGACCTTCTCCAAGAATACCCTTTCCATCAATGCGAACACGCCGGAAGTCGGTGAAGGCCGTGAAAGCATTGCGGTGAACTACAAGGGCAACGATCTTTCCATCGCGTTCAATCCGACGTATATGATGGATCCGCTGAAGGCCTTGGATGGGGATGAAGTGTTCCTGGAGCTGACGGATGAGCTCAGCCCGGGCGTCATCAAGATCAATGGCCCGTTCCTCTACGTCCTCATGCCCATGCGCATGAGCTAA
- a CDS encoding cysteine desulfurase family protein, which yields MLPVYFDYNATTPLDSAVKAAMLPYLDEIFGNPSSVHQIGVRARAHLDEQRDRLAHLWKSKPSEVVFTSGGTESNNLAIFGVTRMLKSKGRHLITSSIEHHAALHCFQYLQKKEGFEVTYLPVDSTGRISPDDLVNAIRPDTVFASLMAANNETGTIQPVAELGSICQEHGVLFHTDAAQWIGKEPFTDIRQFNANLVSVCAHKFHGPKGSGALYIQSPLLPDPILFGGGHENERRAGTENMVAIAGLVEAFAQNAQKPVFNPNHLKPLTEQLLTGCLTVPGVHFRGSYTQRLANTISVTVEGCDGISLMAGLDLEGICASSGSACSAGSLEPSHVMTAMGVEPNQANALVRFSLGRDSTAEQVAYVCDRFPVVVMRIRA from the coding sequence GTGCTGCCGGTCTATTTTGATTACAATGCCACCACTCCGCTTGATTCGGCGGTGAAAGCCGCGATGTTGCCGTATCTCGATGAGATCTTCGGCAACCCCTCCAGCGTGCATCAGATCGGCGTACGCGCCCGGGCACACTTGGACGAACAGCGCGACCGCCTGGCGCATCTCTGGAAATCGAAACCCAGCGAAGTCGTCTTCACCAGCGGCGGTACTGAAAGCAATAACCTCGCGATCTTCGGTGTCACGCGGATGCTGAAGAGCAAAGGCCGCCACCTCATCACGTCTTCCATCGAGCACCATGCCGCGCTGCACTGCTTTCAATATCTGCAGAAGAAAGAGGGTTTCGAGGTCACCTATCTACCGGTAGATAGCACCGGCCGCATCTCGCCGGATGACTTGGTCAACGCCATCCGTCCAGACACCGTGTTCGCCAGCCTGATGGCCGCGAATAACGAGACCGGGACCATTCAGCCCGTTGCTGAGCTGGGAAGCATCTGTCAGGAACACGGCGTCCTCTTCCATACGGATGCCGCGCAATGGATCGGCAAAGAGCCCTTTACGGACATCCGGCAGTTCAATGCCAACCTAGTCTCCGTTTGCGCCCATAAGTTTCACGGTCCGAAAGGTTCGGGCGCACTCTATATCCAATCACCTTTGCTGCCTGACCCTATCCTCTTCGGAGGCGGCCATGAGAATGAACGGCGCGCTGGAACGGAGAACATGGTTGCCATAGCTGGATTGGTAGAAGCCTTCGCCCAGAACGCTCAGAAACCGGTTTTTAACCCGAATCACCTAAAACCTCTTACCGAACAGCTACTCACAGGCTGTCTTACGGTTCCGGGAGTTCATTTTCGCGGTTCTTACACCCAGAGGTTGGCAAATACTATCTCCGTTACCGTTGAAGGATGTGATGGCATCTCTCTTATGGCCGGTTTAGACCTAGAAGGTATCTGTGCTTCGAGTGGTTCCGCGTGTTCGGCAGGTTCTTTGGAACCTTCCCATGTCATGACGGCTATGGGTGTAGAGCCGAATCAAGCTAATGCACTGGTCCGGTTTTCCCTAGGCCGGGATTCTACTGCGGAGCAAGTTGCCTATGTCTGCGACCGTTTTCCCGTGGTCGTGATGCGAATACGTGCCTGA